A part of Larkinella insperata genomic DNA contains:
- a CDS encoding DUF1573 domain-containing protein, whose protein sequence is MKKAFSLIVVFLAFATVSFAQKGVIKFTKESHDFGKVPQGTPVTYTFEFTNTGTDPVVISSAQPSCGCTTPDWTKSAVMPGQKGFVKATYNAASMGSFNKNVTVVSNAERSSIPLTLTGEVTSKETAAASPATPAADKNKKKGTR, encoded by the coding sequence ATGAAAAAGGCTTTCTCACTAATCGTAGTTTTTCTGGCGTTTGCGACGGTTTCTTTCGCTCAGAAAGGCGTCATTAAATTCACTAAAGAGTCGCACGATTTTGGCAAGGTTCCGCAAGGAACGCCGGTTACGTACACATTTGAATTTACCAACACCGGTACGGATCCCGTCGTTATCTCCAGCGCTCAACCTTCCTGCGGCTGTACCACGCCTGACTGGACCAAAAGTGCTGTTATGCCGGGTCAGAAAGGGTTCGTGAAAGCCACGTACAATGCGGCTTCGATGGGCTCGTTCAACAAGAACGTAACCGTAGTGAGCAACGCAGAACGGTCATCCATTCCCCTGACACTGACGGGTGAGGTTACCTCGAAAGAGACCGCTGCTGCTTCTCCGGCAACGCCAGCCGCTGACAAAAACAAGAAGAAAGGCACTCGCTAA
- a CDS encoding MlaD family protein gives MKLSKEAKVGILAVVTLVMLYFGFNFLKGSDIFSRSNKYLVVYDNVDGLTASNPVQLNGLSVGRVDRIDILQTRNNQLLVTLDVDKQIRIGQGTKAILADAGVLGGKVIILQINPSTTQMESGDTLVSGKEAGITALIKEKTLPVLNSVDSLTVNLNRIVKQFDRTGLILNKTLEGVEATTGTLQLTVGENRESIRRLMTNLSNLSASLAQTEKEVKPLLTKASTFADSLNALKLGQTLASANQSISTLQQMLADINSGKGTIGKLKGDEALYKNVNGATASLEKLLTDFRENPKRYVHFSLFGRKEKKSATATPAQSATVIVSDSTQ, from the coding sequence ATGAAACTTTCAAAAGAAGCAAAAGTAGGCATTCTGGCCGTGGTGACACTGGTGATGCTCTATTTCGGATTTAACTTCCTCAAGGGTTCCGACATATTTTCCCGGTCCAATAAATACCTGGTTGTATACGACAATGTTGACGGTCTGACGGCCTCGAACCCAGTACAACTCAATGGATTAAGCGTTGGCCGCGTGGATCGGATTGATATTTTGCAAACGCGAAACAACCAACTGCTGGTTACGCTCGATGTCGACAAGCAAATCCGAATTGGACAAGGCACCAAAGCCATTCTGGCGGATGCCGGGGTGCTGGGGGGCAAAGTGATCATCCTGCAAATCAATCCGTCGACTACCCAGATGGAGAGCGGGGACACGCTCGTCAGCGGGAAAGAAGCAGGAATAACGGCCTTGATCAAAGAAAAAACGCTGCCCGTTCTAAATAGCGTGGATTCGCTGACCGTTAACCTGAACCGGATCGTTAAACAATTCGACCGTACCGGGCTGATTCTCAATAAGACGCTCGAAGGTGTAGAAGCTACCACCGGAACCCTGCAACTGACCGTTGGCGAAAACCGGGAGAGCATCCGGCGGTTGATGACCAACCTGAGCAACCTGTCGGCGTCGCTGGCCCAGACGGAAAAGGAAGTAAAACCGTTGCTGACCAAAGCTAGCACTTTTGCTGATTCACTTAACGCCCTAAAACTGGGTCAGACACTGGCGAGTGCCAACCAGTCCATCAGCACATTGCAGCAGATGCTGGCGGACATTAACAGCGGCAAAGGCACCATCGGCAAGTTGAAAGGTGACGAAGCGCTTTACAAAAACGTCAACGGGGCTACCGCCAGCCTGGAGAAACTGCTGACCGATTTCCGCGAAAACCCGAAACGGTATGTCCACTTCTCGCTTTTTGGCCGGAAAGAAAAGAAATCGGCTACGGCCACGCCCGCCCAGAGTGCTACCGTCATCGTTTCGGATTCGACCCAATAA
- a CDS encoding alpha-ketoacid dehydrogenase subunit alpha/beta — MIANEQLNITDTLTPEKILQDYRLACESRAASLLGRREVMGGRAKFGIFGDGKEVAQLAAAHAFRAGDFRSGYYRDQTFVAALGELTWTEFFAQLYAHTDLEADPNSGGRQMNAHYATRWLDENGLWRDQTKLYNSVGDIAPTAGQIPRSIGLAYASRLYRQNPHLHVLTTFSRNGNEITFGTIGDASTTQGMFLETMNAAGVLQVPLLMSVWDDGYGISVPVEYQTTKGSISKALAGLQRTETEKGIEIMTVKGWDYLALIETYQKAARLCREEHVPVLVHVQELTQPQGHSTSGSHERYKSPERLEWERQHDCNRQFRQWILENGYATHDELDAIERDAARVTKIARQEAWNAYLTSLKGDYEEAMLLLKQATETAQTSEPIAKLREQLRTTHVPIRRDAVAAVKRALRYLTTEDSEAKQGLLSWLNRTSAENEERYSSHLYSQSPDSPLKITPIPAHYTDESPLIDGYQLMQRYFDSLFARDARVVAIGEDVGHIGDVNQGFAGLQEKYGKLRITDTGIRETTIIGQGIGMAMRGLKPIVEIQYFDYVFYTLATLTDDLATLHYRTKGGQKAPVIIRTRGHRLEGIWHSGSPMSAMINSLRGVHVLVPRNMTQAAGFYNTLVKGDDPALLVEPLNGYRLKERLPENLDEFCLPLGVPETLRNGSDITIVTYGSMCRIVLEAAEHLEQFNIDAEVIDVQTLLPFDLSHSIAESIKKTNRVLFADEDFPGGASAYMMQQVVEDQDAYHYLDSAPRTLSAKAHRPAYGSDGDYFSKPSVEDVFDAVYEIMNESDPARFPKLY; from the coding sequence GTGATTGCAAACGAACAACTGAACATAACCGATACACTGACGCCGGAAAAAATCCTGCAGGACTATCGACTGGCTTGCGAGAGCCGGGCCGCCAGCCTGCTGGGTCGGCGCGAAGTGATGGGGGGACGAGCTAAGTTCGGCATCTTCGGCGACGGCAAAGAAGTTGCCCAGCTGGCAGCCGCCCACGCTTTCCGGGCCGGAGACTTCCGTTCGGGCTACTACCGCGATCAAACGTTTGTAGCGGCCCTGGGCGAACTGACCTGGACCGAATTCTTCGCCCAGCTTTACGCCCATACCGACCTCGAAGCCGATCCGAACTCGGGCGGCCGCCAGATGAACGCCCACTATGCCACGCGCTGGCTCGATGAAAACGGCCTTTGGCGTGACCAAACTAAACTCTATAATTCCGTTGGTGATATTGCCCCGACGGCAGGCCAGATTCCAAGATCCATCGGCCTGGCCTACGCATCGAGGCTGTATCGTCAAAACCCGCATCTGCATGTTTTGACGACATTTTCCCGAAATGGTAACGAAATTACTTTCGGAACCATTGGTGACGCGTCGACCACGCAGGGGATGTTTCTGGAAACCATGAATGCCGCTGGTGTTCTGCAGGTTCCGCTCCTGATGTCGGTCTGGGACGATGGCTACGGCATTTCCGTTCCGGTTGAGTACCAGACCACGAAAGGCAGCATCTCCAAAGCCCTGGCCGGTTTGCAACGCACGGAGACGGAAAAGGGAATCGAAATTATGACGGTGAAAGGCTGGGACTACTTGGCCCTGATCGAAACCTACCAGAAAGCTGCCCGCCTTTGCCGGGAAGAACACGTCCCGGTTCTGGTACACGTTCAGGAACTTACGCAGCCGCAGGGCCACTCAACCTCCGGTTCGCACGAACGGTACAAAAGCCCCGAACGACTGGAATGGGAACGCCAGCACGACTGCAACCGGCAGTTTCGCCAGTGGATTCTGGAAAACGGCTACGCCACCCACGACGAGCTGGATGCCATCGAACGGGATGCGGCCCGGGTGACCAAAATTGCCCGTCAGGAAGCCTGGAACGCTTACCTGACTTCCCTTAAAGGAGATTACGAGGAAGCGATGCTTCTGCTGAAGCAAGCAACCGAAACCGCCCAAACAAGCGAACCCATTGCCAAACTCCGGGAGCAGTTGCGGACAACGCACGTACCCATCCGTCGGGATGCCGTTGCGGCCGTAAAACGGGCGTTGCGGTATTTAACTACCGAAGATTCTGAAGCTAAACAAGGGTTGCTGTCGTGGCTGAACCGCACCAGCGCCGAGAATGAAGAACGCTATAGCTCGCATTTGTACAGCCAGTCGCCGGATTCGCCCCTGAAGATAACGCCAATACCGGCCCACTATACAGACGAAAGCCCGCTGATCGACGGTTATCAGCTGATGCAACGGTATTTTGACAGTCTTTTTGCCCGCGATGCCCGGGTAGTAGCCATCGGTGAAGACGTTGGGCACATTGGTGACGTAAACCAGGGATTTGCCGGTTTGCAGGAAAAATACGGCAAACTTCGCATCACCGACACCGGAATTCGGGAAACCACCATCATCGGTCAGGGTATCGGTATGGCGATGCGCGGACTGAAACCAATCGTTGAAATTCAGTACTTTGACTATGTATTTTATACACTGGCAACGCTGACCGACGATCTGGCTACCCTGCATTACCGCACCAAAGGCGGTCAGAAAGCACCGGTTATCATCCGCACACGGGGCCACCGGCTGGAAGGCATCTGGCACTCCGGTTCGCCCATGAGCGCCATGATCAACAGCCTGCGCGGAGTGCACGTTCTGGTGCCCCGCAACATGACCCAGGCGGCCGGTTTTTACAACACGCTCGTCAAAGGCGACGACCCGGCCCTGCTGGTCGAACCGCTGAACGGCTACCGGCTGAAAGAGCGTTTACCGGAAAACCTGGACGAATTTTGCCTGCCGCTCGGCGTTCCGGAAACGTTGCGCAACGGCTCCGACATTACCATTGTCACGTACGGTTCGATGTGCCGGATTGTGCTGGAAGCCGCCGAGCACCTCGAGCAATTCAATATTGACGCGGAAGTGATCGACGTACAGACGCTGTTGCCGTTTGACCTCTCTCATTCGATTGCGGAGTCGATCAAAAAGACAAACCGGGTTCTGTTTGCCGACGAGGATTTTCCCGGGGGTGCTTCGGCGTACATGATGCAGCAGGTGGTTGAGGATCAGGACGCGTATCACTACCTCGATTCGGCCCCGCGCACGCTCTCGGCCAAGGCCCACCGCCCGGCCTACGGCTCCGACGGTGATTATTTTTCGAAGCCCAGCGTGGAAGATGTTTTCGATGCCGTGTACGAGATCATGAACGAATCCGACCCGGCCCGCTTCCCGAAACTATACTAG
- a CDS encoding alkaline phosphatase D family protein: MKKLAILTLLGCTVWAACRTPKTAQTASDSEKAVTTLAFGSCSDQKRPTPLWDDIVAQKPDVWIWLGDNIYGDSENMDTLRAKYDKQKSNPGYARLRQSSRIIGVWDDHDYGVNDGGKEYPHRTESQQLMLDFLDVPPSDPLRKQEGAYSAHVYGPKGQRVKVILLDGRYFRDPLKKENKANVPDPSADMLGETQWQWLEKQLTNSDAEVHIIGCGIQFLANDHVYEKWGNFPTSRQRLFDLLGKTKPKGAILISGDRHIAEVSKTSVPGLGYDLYDITSSGLTHTSKPREEPNALRVGKVIFDLNYGLFTFNWNQKPLTVTVQIKGDNQATYLTQEIRF; the protein is encoded by the coding sequence ATGAAAAAACTAGCCATCCTGACCCTGCTCGGTTGTACGGTTTGGGCAGCCTGCCGTACTCCGAAAACTGCACAAACCGCTTCCGATAGCGAAAAAGCTGTCACCACCCTCGCCTTCGGTTCGTGCAGTGACCAAAAACGCCCCACACCGCTCTGGGACGACATTGTGGCCCAGAAACCGGATGTCTGGATCTGGCTCGGCGATAATATCTACGGTGATTCGGAGAACATGGACACCCTGCGGGCGAAGTACGACAAGCAGAAGTCGAACCCCGGTTACGCCCGGTTGCGGCAGTCCAGCCGGATCATTGGCGTCTGGGATGATCACGATTACGGGGTCAACGACGGTGGCAAGGAATACCCGCACCGGACGGAGAGCCAGCAGTTGATGCTGGATTTTCTGGATGTGCCCCCCAGCGATCCGCTGCGTAAGCAGGAAGGCGCCTATTCGGCACACGTCTACGGGCCGAAGGGGCAGCGCGTAAAGGTCATTTTGCTGGACGGCCGGTATTTTCGCGATCCGCTGAAGAAGGAAAACAAGGCAAACGTGCCCGACCCGTCTGCCGATATGCTGGGCGAAACGCAGTGGCAATGGCTCGAAAAGCAATTGACCAATTCCGACGCGGAGGTGCACATCATCGGCTGCGGAATTCAGTTTCTGGCCAACGACCACGTTTATGAAAAGTGGGGCAACTTCCCGACCTCCCGCCAGCGGCTTTTCGACTTGCTGGGGAAAACCAAACCGAAGGGGGCCATCCTGATCAGCGGGGATCGGCACATTGCCGAAGTGTCGAAGACGAGCGTGCCGGGACTGGGCTACGATTTGTACGACATCACCAGCAGCGGGTTGACGCACACCTCCAAACCCCGCGAAGAACCCAACGCCCTGCGCGTTGGTAAAGTCATCTTTGACCTGAATTATGGTTTGTTTACTTTCAACTGGAACCAGAAACCGCTCACGGTTACCGTACAGATCAAGGGCGACAACCAGGCGACGTATTTAACGCAGGAGATCCGTTTTTAG
- a CDS encoding acyl-CoA carboxylase subunit beta: MTPLLDELTRKAAQAKLGGGPKKIDDQHRKGKLTARERIDYLIDNGSTFLEIGLFAGEGMYAEHGGCPSGGVVVGLGYVSGRQCVIVANDATVKAGAWFPITAKKNLRAQEIAMENRLPIIYLVDSAGVYLPLQDEVFADKEHFGRIFRNNAQMSALGIVQVAAIMGSCVAGGAYLPIMSDEALIVEGTGSIFLAGPYLVKASIGEDVDAETLGGASTHSEISGVTDNKYPDDKSCLEAIRRIFDKMGEPEKAGFNRTTAILPAQNHEEIYSLLPNDRVKPYDMREIIARLVDNSEFDEYKELYGQTILCGYARIDGWAVGIVANQRKVVKAKGRTGVGGTNGPGEMQMGGVIYSDSADKAARFIMNCNQKKIPLVFLQDVTGFMVGSRSEQGGIIKDGAKMVNAMANSVVPKFTVVVGNSYGAGNYAMCGKAYDPRLMIAWPTAQMAVMSGASAAKTLLQIQVASLKARGETITPEKEQELLQKITAQYNEQLSPYFAASRLWVDAVIDPLETRTWISMGIEAANQAPITKPFNVGVIQT, translated from the coding sequence ATGACGCCACTCCTGGACGAATTAACCCGTAAGGCTGCTCAAGCCAAACTCGGCGGTGGCCCGAAGAAAATCGACGACCAGCACCGCAAGGGCAAACTCACCGCCCGCGAACGCATCGACTACCTGATCGATAACGGTTCGACTTTCCTCGAAATCGGCTTGTTTGCCGGCGAAGGCATGTACGCTGAACACGGCGGCTGCCCCTCGGGGGGCGTCGTGGTGGGCCTGGGTTATGTATCGGGGCGGCAATGTGTCATCGTCGCCAATGACGCGACCGTTAAAGCCGGGGCCTGGTTTCCGATTACGGCCAAAAAGAACCTCCGGGCGCAGGAAATCGCGATGGAAAACCGTCTGCCGATTATCTACCTGGTTGACAGTGCGGGCGTTTACCTGCCGCTGCAGGACGAAGTATTCGCCGATAAAGAGCATTTCGGACGGATTTTCCGGAACAACGCCCAGATGTCGGCGCTGGGCATTGTTCAGGTGGCGGCCATCATGGGGAGCTGCGTGGCCGGGGGCGCTTACCTGCCGATTATGTCAGATGAAGCCCTGATTGTGGAGGGCACCGGTTCCATTTTTCTGGCCGGTCCGTATCTGGTCAAAGCGTCAATTGGGGAGGATGTTGATGCCGAAACGCTCGGCGGAGCCAGCACCCACAGCGAAATTTCGGGCGTGACCGACAACAAGTATCCCGACGATAAAAGCTGTCTGGAGGCCATTCGCCGGATATTCGACAAAATGGGGGAGCCGGAAAAAGCCGGTTTCAACCGAACGACAGCGATTTTACCCGCCCAGAACCATGAGGAAATCTATAGCCTGCTGCCCAACGACCGTGTCAAACCGTACGACATGCGCGAGATCATCGCCCGGTTGGTGGATAACTCCGAGTTCGACGAATACAAAGAGTTGTACGGCCAGACCATCCTGTGCGGTTACGCCCGAATCGACGGCTGGGCGGTGGGCATTGTGGCCAACCAGCGGAAGGTGGTGAAAGCGAAAGGCCGGACGGGTGTGGGCGGCACCAACGGCCCGGGCGAGATGCAGATGGGGGGCGTTATCTATTCCGACTCGGCTGACAAAGCCGCGCGGTTTATCATGAACTGCAACCAGAAAAAAATACCGCTGGTGTTTTTGCAGGATGTAACGGGGTTCATGGTGGGCAGCCGGTCGGAGCAGGGCGGAATCATCAAGGACGGCGCCAAAATGGTCAATGCGATGGCGAATTCCGTGGTGCCGAAGTTTACGGTGGTGGTGGGCAATTCGTACGGGGCGGGCAACTACGCCATGTGCGGCAAAGCTTACGACCCCCGGCTGATGATAGCCTGGCCCACGGCGCAGATGGCGGTCATGAGTGGGGCGTCGGCGGCCAAAACGCTGTTGCAGATTCAGGTGGCATCGTTGAAAGCCAGAGGGGAAACCATCACGCCGGAGAAGGAACAGGAATTGCTTCAAAAAATTACGGCCCAATACAACGAGCAGCTGTCTCCGTATTTTGCGGCCTCCCGGCTCTGGGTCGATGCGGTCATTGATCCGCTCGAAACCCGCACCTGGATCTCGATGGGCATCGAAGCTGCCAACCAGGCACCGATCACGAAACCGTTCAACGTGGGCGTGATCCAGACGTAG
- a CDS encoding putative LPS assembly protein LptD: MIKLKNTYFILRNLVSCLLVLLPLVIHAQQKPVRRTVPAFTPRSTTPMSATVTGNSVVVDTTRQDSLRVSRPDSVNASGDLQTTVNYSAKDSTLFDATGQIVELFGDAKVDYGDIHLTAAYIKLNWTTNEVFAQGRYDSTAKKMVGLPVFQDNSGRYDTQEIRYNFKTRKGFIKGVITAQGEGNVRGKTVKKDAEDNLYIRNAIYTTCNLTTPHFHINASKIKVVHNKQLISGPFNLVINDIPTPLALPFGFFPVPKKNEIGTSGLIFPQYGEEPNGRGFYLRDGGYYFAISQYVNASIRGQIYSNGSWGLGVTSEYLKRYRFGGNFSLTYARNRTRSLFDETPPSNDFSIVWSHSPRPRGNSQFSANVNVSSNSYNQLNTPLSSGRYVSNAANSGVNFSRKFGQYVTSSANLNVSQNFGRFNPNTNRRENGQTNISSGVNFGVAQIAPFALKGGTGRWYESFRLGLDFNSQITVNNTVRKVDTTGLGFPIFTNLTYLGDPLQSVRDSLEAVRNQDIYSSTSLLPFNAANLPTILNNAQITTRYSLPISLPNFKLARYLNFTPGVSLSGDIYTKSLQYVYLQDRRSVRVDTISGISATYFLSFSASMNTRAYGTFFVRAGRLEAIRHTIAPSISFSYTPDLSSAFTTTLDQFRDPYDSSRPLRVSRYRGLGGTAGSTTYTSRSAAISYSIVNQIEMKLRSRSDSAKSEFEKVSLFDNISLAGSYNPYASRFKLSPVNLSANTQILKKISFNFSAVFDPYAYNSNVPTPTGVYLIPDQSYFIQTGPYVNVFRLNKINSLAITEGQGLAHLQNMNFYLSTQFAPKGAKKQKVAPNPQNQTPTDAAELRNINRNPEDYVDFNIPWSVNLSYTFSLTKLTPIESQIIQALQVTGDLSLTPKWKVSVQTGFDFAAKAPSLTTITVHRDLHCWDMNFSYTPFSGNRLRSNFYSFDLRVKSAILQDLKISRRRSTGGYGYY, encoded by the coding sequence TTGATAAAACTGAAAAACACATACTTTATTTTACGGAACCTGGTTAGTTGCCTGCTCGTTCTGCTCCCGCTGGTTATTCACGCCCAGCAAAAGCCGGTACGTCGTACTGTTCCGGCCTTCACTCCGCGTTCGACGACTCCCATGTCTGCGACGGTAACCGGTAATTCGGTGGTAGTTGATACCACGCGTCAGGATTCGCTTCGCGTATCGCGGCCGGATTCCGTCAATGCCAGCGGTGATTTGCAGACCACGGTTAATTATTCCGCCAAAGATTCAACCCTCTTCGACGCCACTGGCCAGATTGTTGAACTTTTTGGCGATGCCAAAGTCGATTACGGAGACATCCACCTGACGGCGGCCTACATCAAACTCAACTGGACTACCAACGAAGTTTTTGCCCAGGGACGGTATGATTCCACGGCAAAAAAGATGGTTGGACTTCCTGTCTTTCAGGACAATAGTGGGCGGTACGACACCCAGGAAATCCGCTATAACTTCAAGACCCGGAAAGGTTTTATCAAGGGCGTTATTACGGCGCAGGGCGAGGGCAACGTGCGCGGAAAAACCGTTAAAAAAGACGCGGAAGACAATCTGTACATTCGAAACGCCATCTACACGACCTGTAACCTGACCACCCCCCACTTTCACATCAACGCCAGTAAGATCAAAGTTGTTCACAACAAGCAGTTGATATCCGGCCCGTTCAATCTGGTCATAAACGACATTCCCACGCCGTTGGCATTGCCGTTCGGCTTTTTTCCCGTCCCCAAGAAAAACGAAATCGGAACGTCCGGGCTGATTTTTCCGCAATACGGGGAAGAGCCCAATGGCCGCGGCTTTTACCTGCGCGACGGCGGTTATTATTTTGCCATCAGCCAGTACGTCAACGCCAGCATTCGGGGGCAGATCTACTCCAACGGAAGCTGGGGTCTTGGTGTTACATCTGAATACCTCAAACGGTATCGCTTCGGTGGTAATTTCTCGCTGACCTACGCCCGAAACCGTACCCGGTCGCTATTTGACGAAACACCGCCCAGCAACGACTTCAGCATCGTTTGGTCGCACTCGCCCCGCCCCCGCGGCAACTCCCAATTTTCGGCGAACGTCAACGTCAGCAGCAACAGCTACAACCAGTTGAACACCCCGCTTTCCTCGGGCCGCTACGTGTCCAATGCGGCCAACTCGGGCGTCAACTTCAGCCGCAAATTCGGGCAGTATGTGACCAGTTCGGCCAACCTGAACGTTAGCCAAAACTTCGGGCGGTTCAACCCAAATACCAACCGACGGGAAAACGGTCAGACCAATATTTCATCAGGGGTCAACTTCGGGGTTGCGCAGATTGCACCCTTTGCCCTGAAGGGCGGTACCGGTCGCTGGTACGAAAGTTTCCGTCTGGGGCTGGATTTCAACTCGCAGATAACCGTTAACAACACCGTCCGCAAAGTTGACACGACGGGTCTGGGCTTTCCGATCTTTACCAATCTGACGTATTTGGGTGACCCTCTGCAAAGCGTACGCGACAGTCTGGAAGCAGTCCGCAATCAGGATATTTATAGCAGTACCAGCCTGCTTCCGTTTAATGCCGCCAACCTGCCCACCATTCTTAACAACGCGCAGATTACGACCCGGTATTCGCTGCCCATTTCTCTGCCGAACTTCAAGCTTGCCCGCTACCTGAATTTTACGCCGGGAGTTTCCCTGAGCGGAGATATCTACACCAAATCGTTGCAATACGTCTATTTGCAGGATCGCCGGTCGGTCCGGGTCGATACGATTTCCGGCATTTCCGCTACCTACTTCCTCTCGTTCAGTGCCTCGATGAACACCCGGGCCTACGGAACGTTCTTTGTTCGTGCGGGGCGTCTGGAAGCCATTCGACACACCATCGCGCCGTCGATTTCGTTCAGCTATACACCAGACCTGTCCAGCGCCTTTACAACCACCCTAGACCAGTTTCGTGACCCTTACGACTCGTCCAGGCCCCTCCGGGTTTCGCGCTACCGGGGCCTGGGCGGCACGGCCGGTTCTACCACCTACACCAGTCGGTCAGCGGCTATCAGCTACAGCATCGTCAACCAGATCGAAATGAAGCTCCGGTCGCGCAGCGATTCGGCCAAGAGTGAGTTCGAGAAAGTCTCGCTGTTCGACAACATCAGCCTGGCGGGTTCGTACAACCCGTATGCCTCCCGCTTCAAGTTGTCGCCCGTCAACCTAAGCGCTAACACCCAGATTCTGAAGAAAATCAGTTTTAACTTCTCGGCGGTATTTGACCCTTACGCTTATAATAGCAACGTTCCGACACCGACGGGGGTCTACCTGATTCCGGATCAGTCTTACTTTATCCAGACGGGGCCTTACGTCAATGTTTTCCGGCTAAATAAAATTAACAGCCTGGCCATTACGGAAGGACAAGGCCTGGCGCATTTGCAGAACATGAATTTTTACCTGAGCACGCAGTTTGCCCCCAAAGGGGCAAAGAAGCAGAAGGTAGCCCCGAATCCGCAAAATCAGACGCCTACCGATGCCGCCGAACTGCGCAACATCAACCGGAACCCCGAAGATTACGTGGATTTTAACATTCCCTGGAGTGTTAACCTGAGCTATACCTTCAGCCTGACGAAACTCACCCCCATCGAGAGCCAGATCATTCAGGCCCTCCAGGTCACGGGTGACCTGAGCCTGACCCCCAAGTGGAAGGTCTCCGTACAGACGGGCTTCGATTTCGCGGCCAAAGCGCCCTCGCTGACTACCATCACGGTTCACCGGGATCTGCATTGCTGGGATATGAATTTCAGTTATACGCCGTTTTCCGGCAACCGGCTCCGTTCCAATTTTTATTCGTTCGACCTTCGGGTAAAGTCGGCCATCTTGCAGGATTTGAAAATCAGCCGCCGGCGCTCAACGGGTGGATACGGTTATTATTGA
- a CDS encoding methyltransferase domain-containing protein: MQWNADLYTEKHAFVFQYGAGLIDVLNPQPGEVILDLGCGSGELTRQIADRGATVMGLDASEPMLLKARQQFPDLNFQLADATRFQLPHRFDAIFSNATLHWITDSEAVVRQMHGHLKPGGRLVAEFGGKGNVQQITDEVIRQLGQRGYNQTVSWWYFPSVGEYASVLEKHGFRVQLAQHYDRDTLLDDPENGLIDWIEQFGPNFFEGVSATDRAAVLEATRAALKPVLFRDGRWYADYKRLRVIAVRQ, encoded by the coding sequence ATGCAGTGGAACGCTGATCTCTACACCGAAAAGCACGCGTTTGTTTTCCAGTACGGCGCAGGTTTGATTGACGTACTGAATCCGCAACCGGGCGAAGTGATCCTGGACCTGGGTTGCGGTTCCGGCGAATTGACCCGGCAGATTGCCGACCGGGGCGCCACGGTAATGGGTCTGGACGCTTCCGAACCGATGCTGCTCAAAGCCCGGCAGCAGTTTCCCGACCTGAATTTTCAGTTGGCGGACGCAACCCGTTTCCAGTTACCGCACCGCTTCGATGCCATTTTTTCAAATGCAACGCTGCACTGGATTACCGACTCTGAAGCCGTAGTCCGGCAGATGCATGGGCATTTGAAGCCGGGTGGGCGATTGGTTGCCGAATTTGGCGGGAAGGGAAATGTCCAGCAAATCACAGACGAGGTGATTCGCCAGCTGGGGCAGCGGGGCTACAATCAGACGGTTTCCTGGTGGTATTTCCCGTCGGTTGGCGAATACGCATCGGTTCTGGAGAAACACGGTTTCCGCGTGCAGCTTGCCCAACATTACGACCGGGATACGCTTTTGGATGATCCGGAAAACGGACTGATCGACTGGATTGAGCAATTTGGCCCGAACTTCTTCGAAGGCGTTTCGGCTACTGACCGGGCGGCTGTGCTGGAAGCCACCCGGGCCGCTCTGAAACCCGTGCTGTTCCGCGACGGTCGCTGGTATGCCGACTACAAACGGCTTCGGGTTATAGCAGTACGTCAGTAA
- a CDS encoding N-acetylmuramoyl-L-alanine amidase family protein: protein MKPVLPQDNPKQDQEPAEVKPGRLRTVVLDPGHGGKDPGTMTKRNRESRIVLKIALELGRRIKEELPGVKVVFTRTTDVFIELNERSAIANRNKADLFISIHVNASPSSSRVNGTETYTMGLHKTNGNLDVAKRENAVILKESNYKENYQGFDPDSPLAHIMLANYQHAFMNSSVDFAQKVEWSFKKNAERPSRGVKQAGFLVLWRTTMPSVLVETGYITNPDEERYLASEEGQHELANAIFRAFKAYKGEVDAEG from the coding sequence ATGAAACCGGTTTTGCCGCAGGATAATCCAAAACAGGATCAGGAACCGGCCGAAGTCAAACCCGGACGCCTGCGAACCGTCGTGCTCGACCCCGGCCACGGCGGAAAAGACCCCGGTACCATGACCAAACGCAACCGTGAATCCCGTATTGTCCTGAAGATTGCCCTGGAACTGGGCCGACGAATCAAGGAGGAGCTGCCGGGTGTAAAAGTGGTTTTTACGCGCACGACGGACGTCTTCATCGAACTCAACGAACGCTCGGCCATTGCCAACCGCAACAAAGCTGATCTGTTCATTTCGATTCACGTAAACGCCAGTCCGTCCTCCAGTCGCGTCAACGGTACGGAAACTTACACCATGGGTCTGCACAAAACCAATGGTAACCTGGATGTGGCCAAGCGGGAAAATGCGGTTATTTTGAAAGAAAGCAATTATAAGGAAAATTACCAGGGTTTTGATCCCGACTCGCCCCTGGCGCACATCATGCTGGCCAACTACCAGCACGCCTTCATGAACAGCAGCGTCGATTTTGCCCAGAAAGTGGAGTGGAGCTTTAAGAAAAACGCCGAACGGCCTAGCCGGGGCGTCAAACAGGCGGGGTTCCTGGTGCTCTGGCGCACCACCATGCCCAGCGTACTGGTCGAAACGGGTTACATTACCAACCCGGATGAAGAGCGGTACCTGGCTTCCGAAGAAGGGCAGCATGAATTGGCCAACGCCATTTTCCGGGCTTTTAAGGCGTATAAAGGCGAGGTAGATGCGGAAGGGTAA